A stretch of Flavobacteriales bacterium DNA encodes these proteins:
- a CDS encoding amidohydrolase family protein: MLLLCGLHAHAQVPTPAPLQSRSILITGGTVHVGDGKVIDEGAVGFRGGRIDYVGFDYGVKAQYDTVINAKGQHLYPGFIVPDSPLGLIEVEQTRATVDLRDVGQYEPELRSISAYKSDSRVTPTIRSNGVLLAQVAPRGLTIAGTSSVVQLDAWDNDGATVKADDGVFMTWPSAYQRQGWWAEPGETDSEKKDERVKKLEELRQFFRRVKAYAAEKSPAIIDVRMEAMRGLFDGSKALFVRADAAREITEAVQFAKAEGVQRTVIVGGYDAWRVADLLRDNKVDVVLRRTHSLPMRPEDDVDMPYKLPALLKERGIRFCLGYTGDHEHAGGRNLPFTAGTARAHGLSSEDALRAITLDAAAILGLDQRCGSLALGKDATLIVSQGDALDMRGNDVRWAFIQGRRIVLDDHQKQLYRQYQGKLEKGQ, from the coding sequence ATGCTGCTGCTCTGCGGCTTGCATGCGCATGCCCAGGTCCCCACGCCCGCGCCGCTGCAATCCAGATCGATCCTCATCACCGGCGGCACCGTGCACGTGGGTGATGGCAAGGTGATCGACGAGGGTGCCGTTGGTTTCCGAGGCGGCCGCATCGACTACGTGGGCTTCGACTATGGCGTGAAGGCGCAGTACGACACCGTGATCAACGCGAAGGGCCAACACCTCTATCCCGGCTTCATCGTGCCCGATTCGCCTCTGGGCCTGATCGAGGTGGAGCAGACGCGAGCCACCGTTGACCTGCGCGATGTTGGCCAGTACGAACCCGAGCTGCGCAGCATCAGCGCTTACAAGAGCGACTCGCGCGTAACGCCCACCATCCGTTCCAATGGAGTGCTCCTGGCGCAAGTGGCGCCGCGCGGGCTCACCATCGCGGGCACCAGCAGCGTGGTGCAGCTCGACGCTTGGGATAACGATGGGGCAACCGTGAAGGCCGATGACGGTGTTTTCATGACGTGGCCTTCAGCCTATCAGCGGCAAGGCTGGTGGGCCGAGCCGGGCGAGACCGATAGCGAGAAGAAGGACGAGCGCGTCAAGAAGCTTGAGGAGCTTCGGCAATTCTTCCGCAGAGTGAAGGCGTACGCGGCGGAGAAGTCACCCGCGATCATCGACGTGCGCATGGAAGCGATGCGAGGGCTCTTCGATGGCAGCAAGGCCCTCTTCGTCCGCGCCGACGCCGCGCGCGAGATCACCGAGGCCGTGCAATTCGCGAAGGCCGAGGGCGTGCAGCGTACCGTGATCGTGGGCGGCTACGATGCCTGGCGCGTGGCCGATCTGTTGCGCGACAACAAGGTGGATGTGGTCCTCCGCCGAACGCACAGCCTGCCCATGCGGCCCGAGGACGACGTCGACATGCCCTACAAACTGCCCGCCTTGCTGAAGGAGCGCGGCATCCGCTTCTGCCTCGGCTACACCGGCGACCACGAGCACGCCGGCGGACGCAACCTGCCTTTCACCGCTGGGACCGCACGCGCGCACGGACTCTCATCGGAGGATGCCCTTCGCGCCATCACGCTCGATGCCGCCGCCATCCTGGGCCTCGATCAGCGCTGCGGCAGCCTCGCCTTGGGCAAGGACGCCACGCTCATCGTCTCGCAGGGCGATGCCCTCGACATGCGCGGCAACGATGTGCGCTGGGCCTTCATCCAAGGCCGCCGCATCGTGCTCGATGATCACCAGAAGCAGTTGTACCGGCAGTATCAAGGAAAGCTGGAGAAGGGTCAATAA
- the trpS gene encoding tryptophan--tRNA ligase, translated as MPRILTGIQSTGTPHLGNVLGAIAPAIAESRKPGNDSFLFIADLHALTQIKDAALLRGNTHSVAAAWLAAGLDTQRTVFYRQSDVPEVTELTWYLSCFFPYSRLALAHSFKDKADRLEDVNGGLFTYPMLMAADILLYDAEVVPVGKDQKQHLEFTRDVAERFNHQMGETLVLPEARIDEQVMLVPGTDGEKMSKSRNNLIRLFAPEKELKQDVMGIVTDSAPLEAPKDPETNNVFKLFKLVAPADAVQAMAEKFRAGGYGYGHAKKELLAALLDGYRTERDTHARLMDDKGDLDARLKEGADKARAVASAVLKRVREKLGY; from the coding sequence ATGCCCCGCATCCTCACCGGCATCCAGAGCACCGGTACGCCGCACCTCGGCAACGTGCTCGGCGCCATCGCCCCCGCCATCGCCGAGAGCCGCAAGCCCGGCAACGACAGCTTCCTCTTCATCGCCGATCTGCACGCGCTCACGCAGATCAAGGATGCCGCCCTGCTCCGCGGCAACACCCACAGCGTGGCGGCCGCTTGGCTCGCCGCCGGATTGGATACCCAGCGGACCGTGTTCTACCGCCAGAGCGACGTGCCCGAGGTGACCGAGCTCACGTGGTACCTCAGCTGCTTCTTCCCCTACTCGCGGCTCGCCCTCGCGCACAGTTTCAAGGACAAGGCCGACCGCTTGGAAGACGTGAACGGCGGGCTCTTCACCTACCCCATGCTCATGGCCGCCGATATCCTGCTCTACGACGCGGAAGTGGTTCCCGTGGGCAAGGACCAGAAGCAGCACCTCGAATTCACGCGCGATGTGGCCGAGCGCTTCAATCACCAGATGGGCGAGACGTTGGTGCTGCCCGAAGCGCGCATCGACGAGCAAGTGATGCTGGTGCCTGGCACCGATGGCGAGAAGATGAGCAAGAGCCGCAACAACCTCATCCGCCTCTTCGCGCCGGAGAAGGAGCTGAAGCAGGATGTGATGGGCATCGTCACCGACAGTGCGCCCCTCGAAGCGCCGAAGGATCCCGAAACGAATAATGTCTTCAAGCTCTTCAAGCTCGTGGCACCCGCCGATGCCGTGCAGGCCATGGCGGAGAAATTCCGGGCGGGCGGCTATGGCTACGGCCACGCGAAGAAGGAATTGCTGGCCGCGCTTCTCGACGGCTACCGCACCGAGCGCGACACCCACGCCCGCTTGATGGACGACAAGGGCGATTTGGACGCGCGCTTGAAGGAAGGCGCGGACAAGGCGCGGGCCGTGGCGAGCGCGGTGTTGAAGAGGGTGCGGGAGAAGTTGGGTTATTGA
- a CDS encoding cation transporter — MKTELRVAGMTCEGCAAKVAHLLRQLPGVEEVRVDHAQGLAVIKSRRVVSEADASGALHGTKYQVVLEAGEKEANDMEPFALRTYYPLALVISFITLVSAITSWSHGTIDPMRFMAHFMAGFFIAFSFFKLLDVRGFADSYAGYDLLAMKWKGYGLVYPFIESALGAGYLLVAHAWWLNVATIGVMGFSLLGVLRAVLNKQRIRCACLGTVFNLPMSTVTIAEDALMIAMAALMLVLGA, encoded by the coding sequence ATGAAGACCGAGCTGAGGGTTGCCGGCATGACCTGCGAAGGCTGCGCGGCGAAGGTCGCCCATCTGTTGCGGCAGCTTCCCGGAGTGGAAGAGGTGCGTGTTGATCATGCACAGGGGCTGGCCGTGATCAAGTCGAGGCGCGTTGTGTCCGAAGCAGATGCTTCCGGTGCATTGCATGGAACGAAGTACCAGGTGGTCTTGGAGGCCGGAGAAAAGGAAGCGAACGACATGGAGCCGTTCGCCCTGCGCACCTACTACCCGCTCGCCTTGGTGATCAGCTTCATCACGCTTGTTTCTGCGATCACCTCGTGGAGCCACGGAACCATCGACCCCATGCGCTTCATGGCGCACTTCATGGCGGGCTTCTTCATCGCCTTCTCATTCTTCAAGCTGCTCGATGTGCGTGGCTTCGCCGATAGCTACGCGGGCTACGACCTGCTGGCGATGAAATGGAAAGGCTATGGCCTAGTGTACCCCTTCATCGAATCGGCACTGGGCGCGGGTTATCTGCTCGTGGCCCATGCGTGGTGGCTGAATGTGGCCACCATCGGGGTCATGGGCTTCAGCCTGCTGGGCGTTTTGCGCGCGGTGCTGAACAAGCAGAGGATTCGCTGCGCGTGCTTGGGCACCGTCTTCAATCTTCCTATGAGCACGGTGACCATCGCGGAAGACGCGCTGATGATCGCGATGGCGGCGCTGATGCTCGTGCTCGGCGCATGA
- the gatC gene encoding Asp-tRNA(Asn)/Glu-tRNA(Gln) amidotransferase subunit GatC, translating into MKIDEATLDRIAELARLDYSEPAARRAILADMEKVLTFVEKLNEVDTTGVEPLIFMTDEADVLREDLAETTITKKEALMNAPVKDSDYFKVPRVVDKG; encoded by the coding sequence ATGAAGATCGACGAGGCCACCCTGGACCGCATTGCCGAACTGGCACGCTTGGATTACAGCGAACCGGCCGCGCGCAGAGCCATTCTCGCCGACATGGAGAAGGTGCTCACCTTCGTGGAGAAGCTCAACGAAGTGGATACCACCGGCGTGGAGCCACTGATCTTCATGACCGATGAGGCCGATGTGCTCCGCGAGGACCTGGCCGAGACGACCATCACGAAGAAGGAAGCCTTGATGAACGCACCGGTGAAGGACAGCGATTACTTCAAGGTGCCGAGGGTGGTGGATAAGGGCTGA
- a CDS encoding 1-acyl-sn-glycerol-3-phosphate acyltransferase, which translates to MNKAIQAERPKVRDGDSRRSPLPKWLFLPLRLIYKGWFIFVFFSSLVLLYVPFRILLYTPQRYYKAFRLKRIWARYLACASGVPPRIVSKAPLPEPPYVICCNHSSYIDIIQMYNVIPRYFLFIGKYELLKWPLFNMFFKGMNIAVNRNDRGEAARAFRKAAQAIDRGTSIAIFPEGTIPAFTPRMKPFKDGAFKLAIEKQVPIVPVTFIDHWRLFGEPIELLSRARPGIARTVIHAPMSTIGLSDPDVPALRKRVYEVIEGPLLDDDARQARTSRP; encoded by the coding sequence ATGAACAAGGCCATACAAGCGGAGCGCCCCAAGGTGCGCGATGGCGATAGCCGCCGCAGTCCCTTGCCCAAGTGGCTCTTCCTGCCGTTGCGCCTGATCTACAAGGGCTGGTTCATCTTCGTGTTCTTCAGCTCGCTGGTGCTGCTCTATGTCCCGTTCCGCATCCTGCTCTATACCCCGCAGCGCTACTACAAGGCTTTCCGCCTCAAGCGCATCTGGGCCCGCTACCTGGCCTGCGCCAGCGGTGTTCCGCCCCGCATCGTGAGCAAAGCGCCCCTGCCCGAGCCACCGTACGTGATCTGCTGCAATCACAGCAGCTACATCGACATCATCCAGATGTACAATGTGATCCCGCGCTACTTCCTGTTCATCGGCAAGTACGAGCTGTTGAAGTGGCCGCTCTTCAACATGTTCTTCAAGGGCATGAACATCGCGGTGAACCGGAACGACCGGGGCGAGGCGGCGAGAGCCTTCCGCAAGGCGGCGCAAGCCATCGACCGAGGAACCAGCATCGCCATTTTCCCCGAAGGGACCATCCCGGCTTTCACTCCGCGCATGAAACCGTTCAAGGATGGCGCCTTCAAGCTGGCGATCGAGAAGCAGGTGCCCATCGTGCCAGTGACCTTCATTGACCATTGGAGGCTCTTCGGTGAGCCGATCGAGCTGCTTTCGCGCGCGCGGCCTGGCATCGCCCGGACGGTGATCCATGCCCCAATGTCAACCATTGGCCTTAGCGATCCAGACGTGCCAGCGTTGCGGAAACGCGTTTACGAGGTGATCGAGGGGCCGCTCTTGGACGACGATGCCCGGCAAGCACGAACTTCGCGGCCATGA